The Kiritimatiellia bacterium DNA window CGTATACGCCCGGCTCAAATTCCAGGTAGAGCCAGTCCTTGTAAATCTGGCGGCGGTAACGGATGGAAAACCAGGCCCTTTCAATGAAATTGTCGGGATGATCGTAACCATTGGCATCATAATCGTAAGGGTGGCTACGGGTCGTTATTTCAAACAAGGGCGAGACCGCGTCCCAGTCGGTCCGCAGCCAATGAAGGGAAAAATCCTGCACAAAATAGATGCCCGCCTCGCTCTCCAGCCAGGAGGCCTCGGTGTATGATTTGAGCCAGAGCCGCGGCACCAGTTCCCGCTGGATTTCAAACGGCGACTTGGCGCCGAACCCGTCGTCCCGCTCCCACGAAATCTGCCCCGTCAAGCGGGGAGTCCATGGCCCCCATGGACTGCTCCAACTGGCGTTGGCGCGCACGTAAGGAATGACATTTGGAAAACTGAATCCGACATCCAGATGCCGGCTTATATTAGTGGAAACAATATCAACGAAGCGCATGCCGACCTGGGTGCGGTTGTCGGTCCGGTCGCGGCGGTCGTTGAAATCCCGCTCGCCGGCCGGCATGGTTTCATTGCTGAAACGGTCCAGAATAATCTGGTAACGGCGCTGGGTGTAGGGAATGGCCAGCCGCAGTTTGCAAGCGGGGTGAAAACTGAATTCTTCATCCATGTACTGCGTCGTCAGGGACAGTCGCAACCGGCTGACGTCGCTTTCTTCCAACGCCAGATCATTGGCGCTCAGCCAGCGGTCGGTCTTTTTGGCGTAAAGGATGAAATTCCGGTTGATATATTCGTGAGTGTGATCAGCCCAGCGTTTTATTTTTTTGCCGGCCGTCTGGCCGGATTGTTCCGTTGCGGCCGGCGGCCGATTTGTGCCGGCATATTCAACAACGGCGGCAGGCGGCGGGCCGTTCGTTGCCGCCGGCGGCTTGCCGGGCTCGGGCAACATTTCGGAGGATGCCAAAGTCGCCAGCATCAGGCATTCCGACACGAGCAACAACTTTATTCCCGGGATAAACAATGCGCCGCCTTTACTCATAAGCTGCCAGATTTAAGCAGGTAACGGCAAAGCTTTTCAACCACAAAATATTCCTCGCCACAAAAAACTTGAATGCAGGCCGGCGAAACGATATTTTGAACGAAATGTCTTCCGGAAAAATAGACTTTGACTATTCCCTGCCGAAGACGCTGCGCATCAAATTAAGCGGGGATTGGCAGATTGCCGCGGGAATCCCGGCGGTTGACGATGCCGCCGCGCAAATAGCGGCGCACGCCGGACTGGAAAAAAATGTTTTTGAAATTTCCGAACCGTTCCGATGGGACAGCGCTTTTCTTGTTTTCCTGATCCAACTGCACAAAGAATGCCGGCGCAAAAATATCTATATCGCGCCGGAAGGGCTGCCGCCGAAAGCCCGGAAACTTTTCGCGCTTGTTTCGCCGGCGGTTGACAACGCGGTTCTGCCGCGCCAGGCCGGCAATAAATCGTTTTTTGAAACGGCCGGGAGCAGGATAACACGGATTTATTCCGGCATCCGCCTCCAGCTTGATTTCCTAGGAGAAATTGTGCTTGCTTTCGGCCGCCTGTTCGCGGGAAAAGCTTCTTTCCGGCGGGATGATTTTTTGTGCATCCTGCAGAAATGCGGCGTTGACGCCCTCCTGCTTGTTTCGCTGATCAGCGTGCTGGTCGGCATGATTTTCGCCTTTGTGGGCGCGATCCAGCTTAAAATGTTCGGGGCGCAGATTTTCGTCGCGCACATCGTCGGCATCGCCATGGTGCGCGTGATGGGGGCGATCATGGCCGGCATTCTTATGGCGGGACGCACCGGGGCTTCCTTCGCGGCGGAACTGGGCATCATGCAGACCAACGAAGAAATAGACGCGCTCAAAACCCTCGGCGTTGCGCCGGTTGATTTCCTGGTCGTGCCGCGCATGCTGGCCTTGATCATCATGCTGCCCCTCTTGACGGTTTACGCGGACATCATGGGCATCCTGGGCGGCCTGATAATCGGCGTGGGCATGCTTGACATCAGCGCCCTGGAATATTGGCACCATACCCAGATGGCCGTCAAACTTAACAACATCTGGGTGGGACTGGTCAACAGCCTGGCCTTTGGCATAATCATTGCAATCGCCGGATGTTATCACGGGATGCAATGCGAACGAAGCGCCGCCGGCGTGGGGAAAGCAACCACGGCCGCCGTGGTTTCGGCCATTACCGGCATTGTGATCGCAACCGCCATCATCACTTTTATCTGCCAGATTCTGGAGGTGTAACGTGCATTCAGACTTGCCGGCGGTTATTGAAACGCGTAATCTTGACTTGAATTACGCGGACTATTTCGTCATGCGCAACCTCAACTTCCGGGTGCGCAAGGGCGATATTTTCATCGTCATGGGAGGAAGCGGATGCGGCAAGAGCACCCTGCTGAAAGCGCTGGTCGGCCTGCTGGCTCCCGGGAAAGGGGAAGTTTTATACGACGGCCGCAACTTCTGGGATGCGGACGAGGCGGAACAACAGCGGATTATGCGCCGGTTCGGCGTCCTGTACCAGGGCGGAGCGCTCTGGAGCTCCCTGACGCTCCGTGAAAACATTGCTCTTCCGCTGCAGTTATACTCAAAACTTTCCGCCGCCGATATACGGGAAATGGCGGAATTAAAACTTGCCCTGGTGGGCTTGCGGGGTTACGGCGATTTTTATCCGGCGGAAATAAGCGGAGGAATGCGAAAAAGGGCGGGCCTGGCGCGGGCCATTGCCCTGGACCCGGACATTATTTTTTTTGACGAGCCCTCCGCCGGGCTTGACCCGGTCAGCGCCAAGATGCTGGACGACCTGATCCTGCAGCTGCGGGACACATTTGACGCCACTATCGTGGTTGTAACGCACGAGCTGGCCAGCATCTTCGCGGTGGGAACCAACGCGGTTTTTCTTGACGGAGAAAGCAAAACCATGATTGCCGCGGGCGCGCCGCAGGAATTGCTGGCCAATTCCAAAGACCCGCGCGTTATCCGGTTTCTGACCAGAGGCGCGGAAAAAAGAGAGAGAGTTAAACAATGAGTAAAAAAGCGAATAAAACGGCCATCGGCGCATTCGCCGTGGGGGCATTGGCGCTGCTGGTGGCGGGCATCGCGGTTTTCGGATCGGGCTTGTTGTTCAAGAAATCGGATAAATATGTCCTCTTCTTTGATGGATCCGCCAAAGGCCTCTCCACCGGCGCGCCGGTCGTTTTCCAGGGGGTTAAAATCGGCCAGGTCAAGGAGGTCAATTTGCTTTACAACGCCAAATCCGAAACCGTCCACATTGCCGTGGTTATTGAAGTGGAATTATCCCGCGTCAATGGGACGCCCGAGCACGTGGGCTATCCCGATTATAACCACCTGATCAGCCACGGCTTGCGGGCGCGGCTTGAAATACAGAGTTTTGTCACGGGGCAGCTCATGGTTGCGCTTGATTTTTATCCCGACACGCAGCCGAAACTTCTGGGAATCGTTGAACAATATCCCGAACTGCCCACCCTGCCCGCGGCGCCGGGCATTGCCGGAATGCTGGACGCGATCCCGATCAAGCAAATCTCCAGAAACCTGCAGGAAGCCACGGCGGGAATCAACAAAATGTTAAATGCGGAATGGACATGCCGGCTGGATGACGCGCTCAAGGAAATAACCCTCTCAGCGCGCGCCGTCCGGCTTTTCATGGAATACCTTGAACAGCATCCCGAAGCGCTGCTGAAAGGAAAAACCGTTCCCTAGTGATGGCCGGAACCGCGCGGGCATAGGGCCGCGCACCCGGCCCGCCTAGCCTATTCAATTTCCACGATACTCTTATCGTAATCTTCCGGCGGATTGAACCCGAGCAGTTGCATGCAGGTTGCCGCCAGGGAGCTTATGCCCATATTGTCGTTTCCCGCGAGCCGGATGCGGCCGGCGTCGGCCGGCGCATAGATATAGACCGGGACCGGATTGAGAGAATGGCTCGTCTTGGCCTTGATTTTGCCGGTCAGCGGGTCGGTTTTTACCGCGCCGTTTTTTTTATCATGCTCAAACATATCATCCGCATTGCCGTGATCGGCGGATAAAACCAAGATGCCTTTCGCGGCATGGACAGCCGCCATGAGGCGCCCCACGCACAGGTCAACCGCTTCCACCGCGATTTGGGACGCTTGATAAACGCCGGTATGGCCGACCATGTCGCCGTTCGGATAATTCAATCTGATAAAACGGAATTTACCCCCCAGGATTTCCTTCACGACCCGGTCGGTTATTTCGGCGCATTTCATCCAGGGGCGCTGTTCAAACGGCACTATGTCGGACAATATTTCAACATATTCCTCCAATTGGCCGTCAAACTTGCCGGAACGGTTGCCGTTGAAAAAATAGGTTACATGGCCGAATTTCTGGGTTTCGCTGACGGCCAGCTGCCTGACGCCGGAGCGGCAAAGCAGTTCGCCCATGGTGCGGCTGATAGCCGGCGGGCTCACCAGAAAATTCTTCGGAATTTTCAAGTCGCCGTCATATTGCATCATGCCGGCGTAGCAAACCTTCGGACGCGGCGCGCGGTCAAACTTGTTGAAATCATCGTCCTCAAAAGCGCGGCTGATTTCCAGCGCGCGGTCGCCGCGGAAATTGAAATAAATGACGCTGTCGCCGTCAACAATCGGACCGAGCGGGCGGTTGTTTTCGGCAATGACGAAAGGCGGCAAATCCTGGTCAATTACTCCCGGATTTTCCCGGCGTAACGTTTCAATGGCCTGGCGCGCCGAAGGAAACCGTCGCCCCACCCCTCTGACGTGGATATCCCAGCCAAGTTTCACCATATTCCAGTCGGCGTTATAGCGGTCCATGGTGATGCGCATCCGCCCGCCGCCGGATGCGATACGGAAATCAACTCCGCTGGCGGCGTTCAAATCCGCCAGAAATTTTTCAAACGGATCCACATAATCAAGGGCCGAGGTTTCCCCGACGTCGCGTCCGTCCAGCAAAGCATGCACTCTGGCCCGGCGGACGCCTTCCCTGGCGGCCTGGGCCAGCATGGCTTTGAGATGATCAAGGTGGCTGTGCACGTTGCCGTCGGAGAATAAACCGATGAAATGGAGCGCGCTCTTATGGGCCCGGCAGTTGGCGATCAGCATTTGCCATGTTTTATCCTTGAACATCAAGCCCGAAGCGATGGCCCGGTTGACCAGCTTGGCGCCCTGATCATAAATCCGGCCGCAGCCAATGGCATTATGGCCCACCTCGCTGTTGCCCATATCGCCGTCGTCCGGGAGGCCGACCGCCTTGCCGTGGGCTTTCAGCCGCGAATAAAGGCCATGCTTTGCCAGCCAGTCCATGTTAACCTTCAAGGCCGAACAAACGGCATCGCCTTCCCGGTATTTGCCGAGCCCGACGCCGTCCATGATGGCCAGCACAACCGGTCCGGCCGGACCTTTAAATTCGGTTTGTTTCAATTTTTCCATTTTCACACCCCGTCAATTTTACAAGGCAATGCAGAACCCCTTCCGACAACCGGCGCCGCCTCCCTTCCGCCGGTGTGGCATAAAATACCCGCGCCGGTCTCGCATGGCAAGCTTAACCTGCTATTTTCGCCCCGCAATCTGATATTGACAATCGCGCGATTTTGAACATACTGACGGAATTTTGTTTCCCAGATTGGGAAACGGCTTGGTTTTTTCCCCGGCCAGGCGATTTGCAGGAAAGGACAGGATTGAATTCCATACTTACCATCAGCTTGCTGGCTTTTTACGCCGGGCTTCTGGTTGTGCTGACCGTTTATGCTTTCCATGCCTACCTGATGATATTTCTCTTCAATCGCCGCCGGCCGGACCATTCCTCGCCCCCCCCGCCCCCGGAAGAATGGCCGCTGGTTACCGTGCAGTTGCCGGTTTATAACGAACAATACGTGGTGGAGCGCCTCATTAAAAACGTCTGCCGGCTTGATTATCCGCGCCATAAACTTGAAATCCAGGTTTTAGACGATTCCACCGATGAAACCCGCGCAAAGGCCGGAGCGCTCTGCGATCATTACCGCCGACAGGGAATCAATATTCATTATATTCATCGCGCCGACCGCGCGGGTTTCAAGGCCGGCGCGCTGAGAAACGGACTGCAATCCGCCGGCGGGGAATTTATCGCCATTTTTGACGCAGATTTCATGCCGCCGGAAGATTTTCTCAAAAATATGATCCCTCATTTTTCGGCGCCGGAAATCGGCGTCGTCCAGGCGCGCTGGGGCCACCTGAACGGCAATTTTTCACTGCTCACCAAAAGCCAGACCATATGCCTGGACGCGCATTTTGTGCTGGAACACGGGGCGCGCAATGCCGGCGGAATTTTCATTAATTTCAACGGAACGGCCGGCATCTGGCGCAAAGCGGCGATTTTGGGCGCCGGCAACTGGCAAGATGACACTTTAACGGAAGATATTGACATTTCCTACCGGGCGCAGCTTGCCGGCTGGAAATTCAAATACGTCAACGAGGTGGTCTGTCCGGCGGAGGTCCCGGCCGAAGTCTACGGCCTTAAGAACCAACAATACCGCTGGGCCAAGGGCGCCGTGCAGACCGCCAAGAAACTTCTGCCGGTGATCTGGAAAAACAAAACTATTTCGCCGCTGGTTAAATTTGAAGCCACCATTCACCTGACCAATCACTTCGTGTTCCCGGCTTTGCTTATGATTGCGTTGTTGTTGTTCCCCATTTTGGTGATAAAAATCAACTGTCCCGGCACGGACGTTTTTTTCGCGGCAATTTCCTTTTTCACGATCAATGCGTTCAGTTACCCTTTATTTTACATTTACGCGCAGAAAAAGATTTACCCCGACTGGAAGCGGCGCGTTTTATTTGTGCCGATTCTCATGGCCGGCGCCATCGGACTGGCGGTGATCAACACCCAGGCGATCTTCAGCGCCTTGCTCGGCCGCAAAAGCAATTTCCACCGCACACCAAAATACAGCCTGACCAACCGTCCGGCCGATATTTCATGGAGCGGCAAGAGTTACCGGGCCAGATTCAACGCAACGGTTTTAATTGAGCTTGCCCTTTTCCTTTATGTTTCCGCCACGCTCTATTATGCTTTCCAGGGCGTCCAGTATCTCGCCATCCCCTTCATTTTCTTCTACTGGATGGGTTTTGCCTTCATCGGCGGTCTCTCCCTGATGCACATGGTCAGGAACTGAACCGCCGCCCGGCGGCCGCAGAATCGCCTCAAATTCAAGCGGCCAGGTGGGCAACCAGAATCTTGAAGGCAATTCCGATCAATATCAGTCCGCCGGCCGTTTCCAGTTTGTTCTCAAAAATATGACCGCAGCGGTGTCCCAGCCAGACGCCGGCAAAAGAAAGCGCAAAGGTTACCGCCCCGATGATCAGCGAAGGCAGCAGAATTTTTTCCTTCAGAAACGCGAAACTTAAACCGACCGCCAGGGCATCAATGCTCGTTGCCAGCGATAAAATCACCAGCGCCCCCGTGGAAACCGGAGCAGAACATGAACTCTTTTCCCCCTTCGTGAACGACGCGTAAATCATCCTGCCGCCCGCCGCCACAAGCAGAATAAACGCGAGCCAGTGGTCAAAGGCGGCAATAATCGCCTGCAGGGCGCTCCCCGCCGCCCAGCCGGCGACGGGCATGGCGAACTGAAAGAAACCAAAAAAGAACGCGATCCGGAAGGCATAAAGCGGCCGCAAAGGCCGGACGGCCAAACCACAGGCCACCGCCACGGCAAAGGCATCCAGCGCCAGGCCAACGGCAATCAGAAAGACAGAAATTATGGTCATGGCGCAATTAATTCGCCCCGTTTGCCAGCCAGATTGTTCAACAAAACATATCCCCGCAAACAAAACGCTTGTTTACGCCATCCGGCTCCGGGCGGCGATAAATTCTCTGATTTTCTCATCATCCGCCGGCAAAACAAAACGCCGGGTCTTCCTCTTTTTCAGCGCCGCAATGGCCTTATGCGAAACAGCCCGGCCGATGGCGCGCGCGACCGCCTTTTCAAATTTGGCCGGATGGGCCGTGGCCAGACAGACCGTCGGCACACCTTTCTCCAGAAACCGGCGCGCCACTGCCGCGCCGACCGCTGTGTGCGGGTCAAGAATATAATTGTCCTGCCGGTAACAGCGGCGGATTTCCTTCAGGGTGGCGGCGTCATCGGCCGAACCGGAACAAAACAGCGGATCGGGGCGCGGCATCCCCGCATCGCGGGAACTTATTTTTCCGTCACGCGCGAATTTGCGCATTAAACGCCGCACCTGGGCCGGATTCTTTCCGAGGCGGTAATAAAGATAACGCTCAAAATTACTGGCAATTTGAATATCCATGGAAGGACTTAGTGTCCGGCGGACATTTCCGCGCATATAAATTCCCTGCCCGAAATAATCCGCCAGAACCTTATTGCGGTTGGTCGCCAGGATAAGCCGGGAAATCGGCAGCCCCATCCGCCGGGCGATATAACCGGCGAAAATATCGCCGAAATTGCCGGTGGGAACCGCGAAATTCACTT harbors:
- a CDS encoding glycosyltransferase — translated: MNSILTISLLAFYAGLLVVLTVYAFHAYLMIFLFNRRRPDHSSPPPPPEEWPLVTVQLPVYNEQYVVERLIKNVCRLDYPRHKLEIQVLDDSTDETRAKAGALCDHYRRQGINIHYIHRADRAGFKAGALRNGLQSAGGEFIAIFDADFMPPEDFLKNMIPHFSAPEIGVVQARWGHLNGNFSLLTKSQTICLDAHFVLEHGARNAGGIFINFNGTAGIWRKAAILGAGNWQDDTLTEDIDISYRAQLAGWKFKYVNEVVCPAEVPAEVYGLKNQQYRWAKGAVQTAKKLLPVIWKNKTISPLVKFEATIHLTNHFVFPALLMIALLLFPILVIKINCPGTDVFFAAISFFTINAFSYPLFYIYAQKKIYPDWKRRVLFVPILMAGAIGLAVINTQAIFSALLGRKSNFHRTPKYSLTNRPADISWSGKSYRARFNATVLIELALFLYVSATLYYAFQGVQYLAIPFIFFYWMGFAFIGGLSLMHMVRN
- a CDS encoding ABC transporter permease, with protein sequence MSSGKIDFDYSLPKTLRIKLSGDWQIAAGIPAVDDAAAQIAAHAGLEKNVFEISEPFRWDSAFLVFLIQLHKECRRKNIYIAPEGLPPKARKLFALVSPAVDNAVLPRQAGNKSFFETAGSRITRIYSGIRLQLDFLGEIVLAFGRLFAGKASFRRDDFLCILQKCGVDALLLVSLISVLVGMIFAFVGAIQLKMFGAQIFVAHIVGIAMVRVMGAIMAGILMAGRTGASFAAELGIMQTNEEIDALKTLGVAPVDFLVVPRMLALIIMLPLLTVYADIMGILGGLIIGVGMLDISALEYWHHTQMAVKLNNIWVGLVNSLAFGIIIAIAGCYHGMQCERSAAGVGKATTAAVVSAITGIVIATAIITFICQILEV
- a CDS encoding ATP-binding cassette domain-containing protein, with translation MRNLNFRVRKGDIFIVMGGSGCGKSTLLKALVGLLAPGKGEVLYDGRNFWDADEAEQQRIMRRFGVLYQGGALWSSLTLRENIALPLQLYSKLSAADIREMAELKLALVGLRGYGDFYPAEISGGMRKRAGLARAIALDPDIIFFDEPSAGLDPVSAKMLDDLILQLRDTFDATIVVVTHELASIFAVGTNAVFLDGESKTMIAAGAPQELLANSKDPRVIRFLTRGAEKRERVKQ
- the gpmI gene encoding 2,3-bisphosphoglycerate-independent phosphoglycerate mutase; translation: MEKLKQTEFKGPAGPVVLAIMDGVGLGKYREGDAVCSALKVNMDWLAKHGLYSRLKAHGKAVGLPDDGDMGNSEVGHNAIGCGRIYDQGAKLVNRAIASGLMFKDKTWQMLIANCRAHKSALHFIGLFSDGNVHSHLDHLKAMLAQAAREGVRRARVHALLDGRDVGETSALDYVDPFEKFLADLNAASGVDFRIASGGGRMRITMDRYNADWNMVKLGWDIHVRGVGRRFPSARQAIETLRRENPGVIDQDLPPFVIAENNRPLGPIVDGDSVIYFNFRGDRALEISRAFEDDDFNKFDRAPRPKVCYAGMMQYDGDLKIPKNFLVSPPAISRTMGELLCRSGVRQLAVSETQKFGHVTYFFNGNRSGKFDGQLEEYVEILSDIVPFEQRPWMKCAEITDRVVKEILGGKFRFIRLNYPNGDMVGHTGVYQASQIAVEAVDLCVGRLMAAVHAAKGILVLSADHGNADDMFEHDKKNGAVKTDPLTGKIKAKTSHSLNPVPVYIYAPADAGRIRLAGNDNMGISSLAATCMQLLGFNPPEDYDKSIVEIE
- a CDS encoding MlaD family protein, whose translation is MSKKANKTAIGAFAVGALALLVAGIAVFGSGLLFKKSDKYVLFFDGSAKGLSTGAPVVFQGVKIGQVKEVNLLYNAKSETVHIAVVIEVELSRVNGTPEHVGYPDYNHLISHGLRARLEIQSFVTGQLMVALDFYPDTQPKLLGIVEQYPELPTLPAAPGIAGMLDAIPIKQISRNLQEATAGINKMLNAEWTCRLDDALKEITLSARAVRLFMEYLEQHPEALLKGKTVP
- a CDS encoding manganese efflux pump MntP family protein — translated: MTIISVFLIAVGLALDAFAVAVACGLAVRPLRPLYAFRIAFFFGFFQFAMPVAGWAAGSALQAIIAAFDHWLAFILLVAAGGRMIYASFTKGEKSSCSAPVSTGALVILSLATSIDALAVGLSFAFLKEKILLPSLIIGAVTFALSFAGVWLGHRCGHIFENKLETAGGLILIGIAFKILVAHLAA